One genomic region from Saprospiraceae bacterium encodes:
- a CDS encoding TlpA family protein disulfide reductase produces the protein MNKTFSLILFIAFSLTIQAQKSTALKLLPDGKVKDTNGKVMDLSTYTQSGKITIVSFWATWCGPCKKELDAYAPHYEDWSKKYGAQLLAISIDDIRGQAKIKPMVSEKKWPYTVLVDSNSDLQRQLGFNSIPQLYMLDQKGNIVYQASGYVPGSEKELEAKMASLK, from the coding sequence ATGAACAAGACTTTTTCTTTGATATTATTTATTGCTTTTTCTTTAACCATACAAGCACAAAAATCTACTGCTTTAAAACTTTTGCCTGATGGTAAGGTCAAAGACACCAATGGTAAAGTAATGGATTTGAGTACCTATACCCAATCCGGCAAAATCACCATCGTCAGCTTTTGGGCCACCTGGTGTGGACCTTGTAAAAAAGAATTGGATGCCTATGCACCGCATTATGAGGATTGGTCAAAAAAATATGGGGCCCAACTATTGGCGATCAGTATCGATGATATCCGTGGTCAGGCAAAGATTAAACCAATGGTCTCTGAAAAAAAATGGCCATATACTGTGTTGGTAGATAGCAACAGTGATCTGCAGCGACAGCTTGGGTTCAATAGTATCCCGCAACTGTATATGCTAGATCAAAAAGGTAATATCGTCTATCAGGCAAGCGGGTATGTACCTGGCAGCGAAAAAGAACTGGAAGCCAAAATGGCCAGCTTAAAATGA